Part of the Paenibacillus sp. FSL R7-0273 genome is shown below.
GGCCGGCCCTTGAACAGGCTCAAATTGCCCTCTTCATCGACTCCGATGTAGGCATTCTGCTTGGTCAGCGGTGACAGGTCATTTACCCGCTTCTCCAGCCACAGATCGCCCTCAGCGCTGATCCATCCGCTCCAGCCGGGGCGGTCCTCAATCAGTCCCTTTAGCTGCCCGGGAGTTTTCAGGCCGGACAACGTCTGGATCTCCTCACCGGTGACGTAGACTGTCTTCAGATGAACAATCCGGCTGATCCCCTCGGCACTTACTGTCTCCAGCAGCTTGGCACGCCGGGGCTTCAGGCCGCCGTCTTCCCCGGTGTCACCGGCATTCTGCCGGACAGCTGCCAGTGCCGCCACACTGCTGTCCTGATCTCCGTTCTGCAGCGGATCATAGAATGTGCTTGCTTCCGCCGGCATATTCCATTCGTTCGTGCTGAGCAGTCTGCTTAGCTCTTCCGGAACCTGCATCCCCCGCCAGGCAAGCACCGATAATACAATACAGGCCGCTCCAACCCAAGGGGCATTCTTCCACCGTCTCCACCGCCGCCACAGTTGTTTTTTCAAGCGAAAAGCGTTCACTGTAATCCCTTCATTCTGCTTTTTTGGCTATTGTGGCCTGCGGAGGGAGGGATTATGCGCCTCTGGCGGAAAAAGTTTGCTTCACTTGCTAATGAGCCACGCGACGAGCCTGCCCGGATCCGTTTAGTTGGATTTTAGTTACCTAATTTCTATAAATCCCGGCATTTACGCCGATTAGCTGGAAAAAAGACATCTATTTCGGTCTATTTCTGCTCTGAAGCTGATTTCCGTGAAATTAACTGCCTATTTTCCAACTAATGTTCCGGCAACGGTGGTGAACAGAGAATTAACTGCCGAATTTCCACTTAATCTGAAGAGCATACCGTATCCCCCCTCTGCGCCACTCACATAAGGCTATTCCGCCGGAAGCGGCTTCCCGATTGTTCCCAGGAACAGCCATAATCCGGTCTGCCTGTCCTCGATAATGAAGATAAAAGGCCGGTCGGCAGTCAGCTCAAAGGGTAAGTCCGCAGTGGGAGCCGCTCCGGCATCCATTGCAACGAGCGTTGAGGCAGCGGCTTCTGTTCCGGCTTCATTCACCTCGATATACGTCTTATGAATAATCGAGCCGATGAAAATGGGCATATCCACATCTGCAAGCGCCGAAAAATCGGCCTGGGCCGGGTCAAAAGGAATCTTAACACCCAGTG
Proteins encoded:
- a CDS encoding BofC C-terminal domain-containing protein, which translates into the protein MKKQLWRRWRRWKNAPWVGAACIVLSVLAWRGMQVPEELSRLLSTNEWNMPAEASTFYDPLQNGDQDSSVAALAAVRQNAGDTGEDGGLKPRRAKLLETVSAEGISRIVHLKTVYVTGEEIQTLSGLKTPGQLKGLIEDRPGWSGWISAEGDLWLEKRVNDLSPLTKQNAYIGVDEEGNLSLFKGRPEGEEVLKTFFQMDMGSMKSSLPEEVWKQLHDGIRVQDIEEYNSVLSTFSDYARDSAEQVMQAE